CGTCGACACGCGCGAAGCCAGCCTCGAAGACCTGTTCGTCTCCTACACGAACGGCGAGACGCCCGCGGCGACGTCCACGACGACGGCCGGGACGACGCCCGCGGCGAGAGGTGAGGACTGATGTGGCGACTCGTCGCACGCAAGGACGTCCGGGATAGCATCCGGGAACGCCACCTCCACATCGGCGCGGGCCTGTTCACGATCGTCGGCCTCATCGCGGGCTTCGTCTACGCGGACAGCTACGACCCGACGTACGTCGACCAGCCCGGCGTCCAGTTCCTCGGCGTCCTCGTCGGCGTCAGCCTCTTCCTCGTCCCGATCACCGCGCTCATGCTCGCGCAGGGCCGGATCGTCGACAAGCGCAGTCGCGGCGAACTCGTCGTCCTCCTCGGGATGCCGTTCTCGCGACGCGACGTCGTCGTCGGGAGTCTCGCCGGGCGCGCCGCCGTCACCGCGGCGGTCGTCGCGTGCCTGTTCGCGTTCGCGACCGGCGTCGCCGCGCTCATGCTCGCCCCCATCCCGCTCGCGCGACTCGTCGCCGCGCTCGTCGTCTTCGCCGCGTTCGGCGCGCTCTTCGTCTCCATCGGGACCGGCATCTCCGCGGCCGTCGCCGGCACGACCCGCGCCGCCGTGGGCGCCGTCGGCGTCTACCTCTTCTTCGTCTTCCGCCTCCACAACATCGTCTGGGAGCTCCTCGTCAAGGGCGTCTATGGCGCGGACAACGTCCCGCGAGCGCTCATGCCGGTCGTCGCACAGCTCGGGCCGTTCGCAGCACTCCGGAACGTCGTCGTCGGCATCTACCCGCCGATCGCGGGCGCGTTCGGGTACTTCGGTGGACCGCCACCGACCGACATCACGCTGTTCGCGACGCCGTCCGTCGGCGTCCTCGTCCTCGCGCTCTGGGCGACCGTCCCGCTCTACCTCGGCCTCCAG
The Halorubellus sp. JP-L1 DNA segment above includes these coding regions:
- a CDS encoding ABC transporter permease subunit, which produces MWRLVARKDVRDSIRERHLHIGAGLFTIVGLIAGFVYADSYDPTYVDQPGVQFLGVLVGVSLFLVPITALMLAQGRIVDKRSRGELVVLLGMPFSRRDVVVGSLAGRAAVTAAVVACLFAFATGVAALMLAPIPLARLVAALVVFAAFGALFVSIGTGISAAVAGTTRAAVGAVGVYLFFVFRLHNIVWELLVKGVYGADNVPRALMPVVAQLGPFAALRNVVVGIYPPIAGAFGYFGGPPPTDITLFATPSVGVLVLALWATVPLYLGLQRFEGADL